Proteins found in one Paraburkholderia caballeronis genomic segment:
- a CDS encoding chorismate mutase has protein sequence MKALLRAGALCCAALLAALQTAPAEADGDDTALTNLVALVSQRLALAEPVAHWKWVNRRSITDSVREQALLADVQKRAISAGVDPSFAHTFFADQIEANSAVQTALFETWRASQPPAGPPPDLSSVIRPQLDRLTPQLIAGLARVQAMRTAPDCPTRVARSISNWKSLTRYDSVRTDALTRALGHVCESGGVGGVA, from the coding sequence ATGAAAGCTCTTCTTCGCGCCGGCGCGCTGTGCTGTGCCGCGCTTCTGGCCGCACTCCAGACGGCGCCAGCCGAGGCCGACGGCGACGACACCGCACTGACGAACCTGGTCGCACTGGTCTCGCAACGGCTCGCGCTCGCGGAACCGGTTGCGCACTGGAAGTGGGTCAACCGCCGGTCGATCACCGATTCTGTCAGAGAGCAGGCGCTGCTTGCCGATGTGCAGAAGCGCGCGATCAGCGCGGGCGTCGATCCGTCGTTCGCGCATACGTTCTTTGCCGACCAGATCGAAGCGAACAGCGCGGTTCAGACGGCATTGTTCGAAACGTGGCGCGCGTCGCAGCCGCCAGCGGGACCGCCGCCCGATCTGTCGTCGGTGATCCGGCCGCAACTCGACCGGCTGACACCTCAACTGATCGCGGGGCTCGCTCGCGTGCAGGCGATGCGCACGGCGCCGGACTGCCCGACGCGTGTCGCACGAAGCATCTCGAACTGGAAATCGCTGACCCGTTACGACTCGGTCCGCACCGATGCGCTAACCCGCGCGCTCGGGCACGTATGCGAATCAGGCGGAGTCGGCGGCGTGGCTTGA